GCCGCGCTGGAGCTGCGCCGTCGCGGCCACCGGGTGACCCTGTTCGAGCGCGGCCGCATCCCCAACCCCGAGGCCTCCAGCACTGACGTTTCCAAGTGCATTCGCCGCACCAACTACCCGCACCAGACCTACGTGGAGCTGGCGACCCGGGCCGCCGTCCAGTGGCAGGAGTGGCACCAACGCACCAGTCGCTCCATCTACTTCCAGACCGGCCAGGTGATCGCCCTGAGCGGCTTCGGACCGGAGCACCCGTCCCTGACCGGCTGGGAGACACTGAGCCGCCTGGCAACCGATATCCGGGAGTTGACGGCGAAGGAGGCGGAAGATCGTTTCCCCCAGTTGGTTCTGACCGGCCAGGACCGCCTCTTCTACGACCCCTGGGCCGGCTACCTGCGCAGCGGCCAGGCGCTGGAGGACCTGGCCGGGCTGGCCCGGGACTCGGGAGTCACTCTTCGCGAAGACACTCCGGTGGAGGCCGTGGAGGAGACCGGCGCCGGCGTCAGGGTTTGCTGGGATTCCGGCCGCCAGGACTGCGACCGGGTGGTGGTGGCGGCCGGGCCATGGCTGGCGGAGCTGCTGCCGGCCATGAGAACCCGGATACGCCTCACCCGGCAGCAGATGGCTTTCTTCGTCCCCACCGATCCAGCGCCCTTCCGGCGGGGACGCTTTCCCGTCTGGTCGATTCTTTCGCCGGGCAATCTCTGGTACGGCTTTCCCTACCTGCACGAGGGATGGGTAAAGGTGGCCGAAGACAGCAAGGTGGACGACACCCGCGCGGATGTCTCGCGTGAACCCACGGCCGAGTTCCTGGACTGGGCGCGGGAGTTCGTGGCCCGGCACATCCCTGCTCTCAGCCGGGGAGAACTGGCGGGTGGCCGCTCCTGTCTCTACACCAACAGGGCCGACATGGAAGACGAGCAGTTCGTCATCGACTGGGCCCCGGGGCGGGAACGGGTGCTGATCGCCGGGTGCGGCTGCGGCCACGGCTTCAAGTTCGGCGGCTCCATCGGGCCGGTGATCGCCGATGCCTTGGAGGACCGGGAGAATCCCCTGGGGGATCTGTTCCGGATTGGAAGCCGGTTCAATCAGGAAGAAAAGGAGTGATTGTTATGGACGCCAGCAAGGTCTACGACGAAGCCATCGTGATCGACGGCCTGAGCATCAGCAACTGGGAGAGCGATGCCGTCTTCCAGCGCCTGCGGGCCGGCAACATCACCGCCATCAACGCCACCGTGGCCACCTGGGAGAACTTCCAGCAGACCATGGCTCACCTGGCCAAGTGGATGCGGCGCTTTCGCGAGCGCCAGGACATCCTGCAGGTCAAGGAGACGGCCGATATCCACACCGCCAAGAAGCTGGGAAAGACCGGGATCATCCTGGGATTTCAGAATGCCTCGCCCATAGAGAACGAGCTGGACCGGCTCGGACTGTTCCTGGCCCTGGGGGTGCGGGTCATCCAGCTCACCTATCACGAGACCAATTTGCTGGGGAGCGGTTGCTGGGAGCGATTCGACAGCGGCTTGAGCAACTTCGGCGTGGATGCGGTGCGTGAAATGAACCGGCTGGGCATCCTCATCGACCTGTCCCACGTGGGCCCCAAGACCACCATGGAAGCCATCGAGATGTCGGAACAGCCGGTCGCCATCACCCACGCCAACGCCCGCAGTTTCTACAACCACCCGCGCAACAAGGAGGAAGACGCGCTCAAGTTGCTGGCCGAAAAGGGAGGTGTCGTGGGCGCCACCTCATACACTCCCTTCCTCCCCAAGGGATACGATTCGACGCTGGAGGATTTCGTGGACGCCCTCGACAACATGGTGGAGCGGATCGGCCTGGACCACGTAGCCATCGGAACCGACTCCACCCACGATCAGCCGCTGGAGTTCTGGCACTTCATCGTCTCCCAGCAGGGCACCAAGTTCCCCTCCACCTTCGCCGACGGCTCGGTACCCTACACCGAGATCAACTTTCAACCCAAGGGGATCGACACCCCGGCGGAGTTTCCCAACCTGGCCGAGGCACTGGCCAATCGCGGCTACAGCGCCGAAGACATCACCAAGCTGCTGGGCGGAAACTGGCTGAAGCTCTTCGAGAAGGTGTGGAATCCCTGAAGCAGGGGAACCTGGAAACAGGTCGTCCACCACTGCAGGTAGAGTGGATGTCCGCGTTTAGCAGGGCGCTGGAATCAGCGGTTGGCAGCTTTCCTGAGCCTTTTGCAAAATTCCCAGCGGGGCAGGTAATCTTGCACGCAAACCTGAGGTTCTACCTTGTTCAATATCGGGTGCGACCTGGTCAAAATGCTGTCCAAGCACAAAAGGCACAAATTGTGTTTTTGTGACTTTTGTGGCCATTCCCGGTAAACGTCCCGCTGCCGAATTTTGCAATAGGCTTTCATGTTTGCCAGGACTTGTCGAAAGATCTCGGTCTGTTCAAGGAACGAAGAGATCGTCGACTCAATCCTTGGCGAAACAACCGGCTTTCTCTCCGCACAGTCACTCGCTGCGCGTCACAACCGACCACAAGTAGAGAAGCATCCCGGCACCCACCAGCAGACTCCCCAGGCACAGGAACAGGAAGAACGAAACCGGATGGTTCCAGTAGAGGGTGGCCACTTCGATTCCCAGCCCCGCTGCGATCAGCAGTCCGGACAGTTGCAACCGGCCCTCCAACCCCGATCGTACCCCCGATAGTCGAAAGAAGCTCATGGCGCCGCCTCCGGGTCCCATCGCCCGAACCGGTCCAGCTTTGTGACCTCGTGAACCAGGTTATGGCACATCAGGCATGACTTTTCGCCGCTGAGCAGGCGGGCTCGAAAAGGAGCATGGACTGCCTGCTCCTCATAGGACCTGGCCCCGTCGTGGCACTCCAGGCAGGCCCGGTTCTCATAGGGCTCATACAACTCCACAGGGTCGGATGCCGAGCCCCAGAAGTTGTGCCACACGTGCTTCACGCCACGGATCTTGTCATCGAAGTCGCCGAACATGGTGTAGTTGGTGTGGCAGGTGTAACAGGCCCGGTCGGCAGGGATGCGCTTGTTCTGATAGTGCGATGCGGGAAGAAAGGCGGCATGGTCAATATACAGGCTCTCCCCATAGGGTTGAATGATGTGGCAAGAGAGACAGAACCGAGTCGACTTTGCCTGCTCGTAATGTCGTCCGGCACCACCCAGAAGCAGCAGCCCCGGCAGAATGAAGAGAGCCAGGAATGCCAGTATCCTGCCCCCGAGCGTGCCGGTCGACTCGGGCCTGCGCACCAGAAACCCGATCAGGGCGATTGTCACGACCGCCAGGAAACCCAGGCTTATGGCGTAACCGGTCATTGGAAAAGGCCCCCGCGGCCTCGGCTACCGGCTCTTGCGCAGCTCCGCCGCCAGCGTCTTGATCTCGGTCAGATCCTGCAGCATCTCAC
Above is a genomic segment from Acidobacteriota bacterium containing:
- a CDS encoding dipeptidase — encoded protein: MDASKVYDEAIVIDGLSISNWESDAVFQRLRAGNITAINATVATWENFQQTMAHLAKWMRRFRERQDILQVKETADIHTAKKLGKTGIILGFQNASPIENELDRLGLFLALGVRVIQLTYHETNLLGSGCWERFDSGLSNFGVDAVREMNRLGILIDLSHVGPKTTMEAIEMSEQPVAITHANARSFYNHPRNKEEDALKLLAEKGGVVGATSYTPFLPKGYDSTLEDFVDALDNMVERIGLDHVAIGTDSTHDQPLEFWHFIVSQQGTKFPSTFADGSVPYTEINFQPKGIDTPAEFPNLAEALANRGYSAEDITKLLGGNWLKLFEKVWNP
- a CDS encoding NapC/NirT family cytochrome c, coding for MTGYAISLGFLAVVTIALIGFLVRRPESTGTLGGRILAFLALFILPGLLLLGGAGRHYEQAKSTRFCLSCHIIQPYGESLYIDHAAFLPASHYQNKRIPADRACYTCHTNYTMFGDFDDKIRGVKHVWHNFWGSASDPVELYEPYENRACLECHDGARSYEEQAVHAPFRARLLSGEKSCLMCHNLVHEVTKLDRFGRWDPEAAP
- a CDS encoding FAD-dependent oxidoreductase, which gives rise to MNIGIVGAGIFGMAAALELRRRGHRVTLFERGRIPNPEASSTDVSKCIRRTNYPHQTYVELATRAAVQWQEWHQRTSRSIYFQTGQVIALSGFGPEHPSLTGWETLSRLATDIRELTAKEAEDRFPQLVLTGQDRLFYDPWAGYLRSGQALEDLAGLARDSGVTLREDTPVEAVEETGAGVRVCWDSGRQDCDRVVVAAGPWLAELLPAMRTRIRLTRQQMAFFVPTDPAPFRRGRFPVWSILSPGNLWYGFPYLHEGWVKVAEDSKVDDTRADVSREPTAEFLDWAREFVARHIPALSRGELAGGRSCLYTNRADMEDEQFVIDWAPGRERVLIAGCGCGHGFKFGGSIGPVIADALEDRENPLGDLFRIGSRFNQEEKE